In Tripterygium wilfordii isolate XIE 37 chromosome 23, ASM1340144v1, whole genome shotgun sequence, one genomic interval encodes:
- the LOC119992504 gene encoding eukaryotic translation initiation factor 3 subunit B-like yields the protein MAEVMIMNEFEVTASRLGIDLSQLDLDSIQLPPGDDFGIVSDDEDVYEEDNMDFDTGFGNIIVVDNLPVITLERFKKLELVIQKIYNQIGVIKEDGLWMPLDPGTNETLGYCFIEYNTVQEAELAKEKTHGYRLDKSHIFAVNMFDDFDRFMKVPHQWAPPEVMPYVPGENLQEWLTDEKARDQFVIHAGSDTEVLWNDARHLKPDPVYKHSYWTESFVQWSPLGTYLATVHRQGAAVWGGATTFNRLMRYAHPQVKLIDFSPGEKYLVTYSGHEPSKPRDANRVVINIFDVRTGKVMRDFKGNADDFAIGGAGGVTGVPWPIFRWGGGREDKYFARLGKNMISVYETETFSLIDKKSLKVENVLDFSWSPTDPIIALFVPELGGGNQPARVSLVQIPSKEELRQKNLFSVSDCKMYWQSNGDYLAVKVDRYTKTKKSTYSGFELFRIKERDIPIEVLELDNKNDKIIAFAWEPKGHRFAVIHGDSPRPDVSFYSMRTAHNTGRVSKLATLKGKQANALFWSPDGHFVILAGLRGFNGQLEFYNVDDLEPMATTEHFMATDIEWDPTGRYVATAVTSVHEMENGFNIWSFNGKLLYRILKDNFFQFLWRPRPPSFLSPEKEEEIAKNLKKYSKKYEAGDQDVSMLLSEQDREKRRMLNDEWDKWVSKWKHLHEEDKLERQKLRDGEASDEGEEYEDKEVQVEEVLEISEEIVSSEYEQE from the exons ATGGCAGAAGTTATGATAATGAACGAGTTTGAGGTCACGGCGTCTCGTCTCGGTATTGATCTCTCACAATTGGATCTGGATTCTATTCAGCTTCCTCCAGGGGACGACTTCGGCATCGTCAG TGATGATGAAGATGTTTACGAAGAGGACAACATGGATTTTGACACTGGGTTTGGCAACATCATTGTTGTTGATAATCTCCCAGTCATTACCTTGGAAAGATTTAAAAAGCTTGAACTAGTTATTCAAAAAATCTATAACCAGATTGGTGTTATTAAGGAGGATGGCCTCTGGATGCCTCTTGATCCTGGGACCAACGAAACCTTAGGTTACTGCTTCATTGAGTATAACACCGTGCAG GAAGCAGAGCTTGCCAAGGAGAAGACGCATGGGTACAGGTTGGATAAATCCCATATTTTTGCTGTCAACATGTTTGATGACTTTGATAGATTCATGAAAGTTCCACATCAGTGGGCTCCTCCAGAAGTTATGCCATATGTTCCAGGG GAAAACCTTCAAGAGTGGCTGACTGATGAAAAAGCTCGAGATCAGTTTGTAATTCATGCTGGTTCAGATACTGAAGTTCTATGGAATGATGCAAGACATCTAAAGCCTGACCCTGTGTATAAGCATTCT TACTGGACtgaaagttttgtgcaatggtCTCCTCTTGGGACTTACCTGGCAACAGTTCACAGACAAGGTGCTGCTGTCTGGGGAGGCGCAACTACATTTAATCGCCTAATGCGCTATGCCCATCCTCag GTTAAACTAATTGACTTTTCTCCTGGTGAGAAATACTTGGTGACCTACAGCGGCCATGAACCGAGCAAGCCACGTGATGCAAAT AGGGTTGTGATTAACATTTTTGATGTGAGAACTGGGAAAGTAATGAGAGATTTTAAGGGAAATGCTGATGATTTTGCAATTGGAGGAGCTGGGGGTGTAACAGGGGTACCATGGCCTATTTTCAG GTGGGGTGGCGGAAGAGAGGACAAGTATTTTGCTAGACTTGGGAAAAATATGATTTCTGTTTATGAAACTGAGACCTTCAGCCTTATTGACAAGAAATCCTTGAAGGTTGAAAACGTCTTGGATTTTAGCTGGTCTCCAACTGACCCCATTATTGCTCTCTTTGTCCCTGAACTTGGTGGTGGGAATCAGCCTGCCAGG GTGAGTCTTGTCCAAATTCCGAGCAAAGAAGAATTAAGGCAAAAGAATCTTTTCAGTGTTAGTGATTGTAAGATGTACTGGCAAAGCAATGGGGACTACCTCGCTGTTAAGGTTGATCGCtatacaaaaacaaagaagagtACATACAGTGGTTTTGAGCTTTTCCGAATAAAAGAACGGGACATTCCCATTGAAGTTTTAGAGCTTGACAATAAGAATGACAAGATCATTGCATTTGCCTGGGAGCCGAAAGGCCACAGGTTTGCTGTTATTCATGGTGATAGCCCAAGGCCTGACGTGAGTTTTTACTCGATGCGGACTGCTCACAATACAGGCCGCGTTTCAAAACTCGCTACTCTTAAGGGCAAACAGGCAAATGCTCTTTTCTGGTCACCAGATGGCCACTTTGTAATTCTCGCTGGACTGAGAGGTTTCAATGGACAGCTGGAGTTTTATAATGTTGATGATCTTGAACCAATGGCTACAACTGAGCATTTTATGGCAACAGATATTGAATGGGATCCTACGGGAAG GTATGTAGCAACAGCAGTTACGTCAGTACATGAGATGGAAAATGGTTTCAACATATGGTCCTTCAATGGAAAGTTATTATATAGGATACTAAAGGATAATTTCTTTCAG TTTCTATGGCGTCCAAGACCACCATCTTTCTTGAGTCCTGAAAAGGAGGAAGAGATTGCGAAGAACTTGAAGAAATATAGCAAGAAGTACGAGGCAGGGGATCAAGATGTGTCCATGCTTTTGAGTGAGCAGGATCGTGAGAAGAGGAGGATGTTAAATGATGAATGGGACAAATGGGTCAGCAAATGGAAGCATTTGCATGAAGAAGACAAATTGGAGAGGCAAAAGCTACGGGATGGAGAAGCTAGCGATGAGGGAGAGGAATACGAGGACAAGGAAGTTCAGGTTGAGGAGGTGTTGGAGATATCTGAGGAGATTGTTTCTTCTGAATACGAACAGGAGTGA
- the LOC119992503 gene encoding putative disease resistance protein RGA3: MIETILFRIAGDLSGKIGSRALRRVFLAWGLASDLKRLEENLSTIKAVLLDAEEKKTLNHELRLWLGRLKDVCYDAQDILDELEYEVLRKQVLKQYGSTKSKVRRFFSASNQPLLRLKMSLKIKKLRERLDEIAAQKSKFHLTELVDYRSVVPRETDSLVHSTGVIGRQKDKEIIVTSFLQADGKGMGGAISVLPIVGMGGMGKTTFAKILYNDERVEEYFQLRIWVWVSEKFDKKQILVKMIKSLTNQNCNDLDQDQLQICVRENLKSKRFLLVLDDMWCDDRAKWIELVDVLEGGADRSRVIVTTRSNSVAKIVGTVPTYNLRGLPDQDCVSLFKKWAFKEGEGEYSPKLMEIGNDIVKKCRGLPLAIKTLGSLLYSKNDEHYWEFIRDNEIWKLEQKETDILPALRISYDEMPSYLKPCFAFCSLSRKGYLHNSDWLALVWMAQGFLQPADGNQDPEDIAMQYIKEMHSRSLLQDFYDHSSFVTFKMHDLMHDLASSAGQTECAVVNYEQKSIPKGLRHLALSNRYLIDKEDPTFLQDLNSLQTMIFNFKAQGPILESFFNRFISTCRHLRVLQFKDSSFEVLPSSIGDLKHLRVLNLSGNRKIKKLPDSICKLHNLLYLSVYRCTELEELPRDIRNMVRLRCLFVTIKQNRLANDGIGCLKSLRTLCIGESENIDFLLQGVQHLTSLCELRILRCTNLKSLPLNLKNLKGLKHLEIGTCAHVDLREWDDDEDIKLRLQSLILFELPQLVTLPSWLQSSSKTLQSIKINACQNFSSLPDWLQNLTSLRRLYIESCPRLCKLPRWIPHLTALESLTIKSCQALSERFKEKTNEDWQKIAHVSNVRLYDIDI; this comes from the coding sequence ATGATCGAAACAATTCTGTTCAGGATTGCAGGAGACCTTTCGGGAAAGATCGGCTCCCGTGCACTGCGACGAGTTTTTCTGGCATGGGGTCTTGCGAGCGATCTAAAAAGGCTTGAAGAGAACTTGTCAACCATTAAAGCTGTACTGTTGGATGCTGAAGAGAAGAAGACACTGAACCATGAATTGCGCCTCTGGCTTGGAAGGCTGAAAGATGTTTGTTATGATGCTCAAGACATTCTCGATGAGTTGGAATATGAAGTCCTGCGCAAACAGGTGCTGAAACAGTATGGTAGTACCAAATCCAAGGTACGTCGCTTCTTTTCAGCCTCAAATCAACCCCTATTACGTCTCAAGATGAGTCTTAAGATTAAGAAGCTTAGAGAAAGGCTAGATGAAATAGCTGCTCAGAAATCTAAATTCCATCTCACTGAGCTAGTTGACTATAGATCGGTGGTGCCCAGAGAGACTGACTCCCTTGTACATTCAACGGGAGTTATTGGAAGGCAAAAGGATAAGGAAATAATAGTGACTTCTTTCTTGCAAGCAGATGGTAAAGGCATGGGTGGGGCTATCTCTGTTCTTCCTATAGTGGGAATGGGAGGAATGGGAAAAACAACCTTTGCTAAAATTTTGTACAATGATGAAAGGGTAGAAGAATATTTCCAACTGAGGATATGGGTGTGGGTGTCTGAGAAATTTGACAAGAAACAAATCTTGGTTAAAATGATCAAGTCCTTGACCAATCAAAACTGCAATGACTTGGATCAAGACCAACTACAAATTTGTGTTCGAGAAAATTTGAAGTCGAAGAGATTCTTACTTGTTTTGGATGATATGTGGTGTGATGATCGTGCTAAATGGATTGAATTGGTAGATGTTTTAGAAGGAGGTGCTGACAGAAGTAGAGTTATTGTAACCACACGTAGTAACTCAGTTGCAAAAATTGTCGGTACTGTTCCCACATACAACTTGAGAGGTCTTCCTGATCAAGATTGTGTGTCGTTGTTTAAAAAATGGGCATTTAAAGAAGGAGAGGGAGAGTACAGCCCAAAGCTCATGGAAATTGGAAATGACATTGTGAAAAAATGCAGAGGACTTCCCTTGGCTATAAAAACATTGGGGAGCTTACTCTATTCAAAAAATGATGAGCATTATTGGGAGTTCATAAGAGATAACGAGATATGGAAATTAGAACAAAAAGAGACGGATATCTTACCTGCATTAAGAATAAGTTATGATGAGATGCCATCTTACTTAAAACCTTGTTTTGCATTTTGCTCTCTGTCTCGCAAAGGTTATTTGCACAATAGTGATTGGTTAGCTCTAGTTTGGATGGCACAAGGATTTCTTCAACCTGCAGATGGAAATCAAGACCCTGAAGATATTGCAATGCAATATATCAAGGAGATGCATTCCAGATCACTTTTGCAAGATTTTTATGATCATAGTAGCTTTGTCACCTTTAAAATGCATGATTTAATGCATGACCTAGCCTCATCAGCAGGGCAAACTGAGTGTGCAGTTGTAAATTATGAACAGAAAAGCATACCTAAAGGACTTCGACATTTAGCACTCTCTAACCGTTACTTGATTGACAAAGAGGATCCGACTTTTCTACAAGACTTGAACAGTTTGCAGACcatgattttcaatttcaaagcacAAGGGCCTATTCTTGAGTCCTTTTTTAATAGGTTTATCTCCACATGTAGGCATTTAAGGGTGTTGCAATTCAAAGATTCTTCTTTTGAGGTGTTGCCAAGTTCAATTGGGGATCTTAAGCATTTGAGAGTTCTCAACTTATCAGGAAATCGTAAAATTAAGAAGTTGCCTGATTCAATCTGCAAACTACACAATCTGTTATATCTATCCGTGTACAGATGTACCGAACTTGAAGAGTTGCCCAGAGACATAAGGAACATGGTCAGATTGAGATGTCTATTTGTGACAATAAAGCAGAACCGTTTAGCTAATGATGGAATCGGGTGCCTGAAGTCTCTTCGAACTTTGTGCATCGGGGAATCTGAAAACATCGACTTTTTATTACAAGGAGTCCAACACCTAACGTCCTTGTGTgaattgagaattttgagatGTACAAATTTGAAGTCCTTGCCGCTCAATTTGAAAAACTTGAAAGGATTAAAGCATCTGGAAATTGGCACCTGTGCTCATGTTGATTTGAGGGAATGGGATGACGATGAAGACATTAAGTTGAGGCTTCAATCATTGATTCTTTTTGAGTTACCACAGCTGGTGACATTACCTTCATGGCTTCAAAGTTCTTCAAAGACATTACAATCAATCAAGATCAATGCTTGTCAAAACTTTTCATCTTTGCCTGACTGGCTCCAGAATCTTACATCGCTCAGACGACTTTATATCGAAAGTTGTCCTCGACTGTGCAAACTACCTAGATGGATACCTCACCTGACTGCCCTGGAAAGTTTGACGATCAAATCCTGTCAAGCACTGAGTGAAAGATTCAAAGAGAAAACAAACGAGGATTGGCAAAAGATAGCTCATGTCTCAAATGTTCGTCTGTATGATATTGACATATAG